The proteins below are encoded in one region of Carettochelys insculpta isolate YL-2023 chromosome 32, ASM3395843v1, whole genome shotgun sequence:
- the LOC142004938 gene encoding olfactory receptor 10A4-like: MGNLLVILLIKLNPSLHTPIYFFLVNLSSSEICLTSSVVPQLLAHLLVEEKTISIAACAAGLYVNAIVGLMHCCLLAAMAYDRYVAICHPLHYTAIMSGQACALLVVASWAAGISVEVPLTMWVFSLPFCGPNRIHHFFCDFPQLLNLACAETSQIKAVGSMVTVLFILCPFLFILLSYVRIISTILKLPSAEGRRKAFSTCSSHLTVVTVFYGTAIITYLAPNTGSTKESDLLISLLNTIISPVLNPIIYTLRNKEVKGALRKTVQKSSFSHHWRN, encoded by the coding sequence atggggaacctgctcgtCATCTTGCTAataaagctgaacccctccctTCACACCCCCAtatatttcttcctggtgaacctgtcttcCTCAGAGATCTgcctcaccagcagtgtggtccctcagctgctggctcacctcctggtggaggaaaagaccatctccattgcagcttgtgcagcaggGTTGTATGTCAATGCCATTGTGGGCCTTATGCATtgctgcctcctcgcagccatggcctacgaccgctacgtggccatatgtcaccccctgcactacacagcCATCATGAGTGGCCAGGCGTGTGCTCTGCTCGTGGTGGCTTCCTGGGCTGCTGGCATCTCGGTGGAAGTTCCTCTGACAATGTgggtcttcagcctgcccttctgtggccccaaccgcatccaccacttcttctgcgaCTTCCCACAATTGCTGAATTTGGCATGTGCCGAGACATCGCAGATTAAGGCTGTAGGTTCCATGGTGACAGTTCTGTTCATCCTGTGTCCTTTCCTGTTtatactcctgtcctacgtccgcattatctccaccatcctcaagctgccgtcggcggagggaaggcgtaaagccttctccacctgctcctcccacctcacggtggtgactgtgttctatggaacggccATTATCACCTACCTGGCacccaacactggctccactaaagagagtgacctattgatttccctgtTGAACACAATCATCTCTccagtgttgaaccccataatttacactctgaggaacaaagaggtgaaaggagccttgagaaaaactgtacagaagagcagcttttctcaccactggagaaactag